A single Epinephelus lanceolatus isolate andai-2023 chromosome 22, ASM4190304v1, whole genome shotgun sequence DNA region contains:
- the usp12b gene encoding ubiquitin carboxyl-terminal hydrolase 12: MEILMTVRKIASICTMGANASALEKEIGPEQFPVNEHYFGLVNFGNTCYCNSVLQALYFCRPFREKVLAYKVQPRRKESLLTCLADLFNSIATQKKKVGVIPPKKFISRLRKENELFDNYMQQDAHEFLNYLLNTIADLLQEEKSQERQQNGKLVQNGGGGGGGGGGGGGMGGGSEGGGGGGGGGEGEGGKETQQTWVHEIFQGTLTNETRCLNCEAVSSKDEDFLDLSVDVEQNTSITHCLRGFSNTETLCSEYKYYCEQCRSKQEAQKRMRVKKLPMILALHLKRFKYMDQLHRYTKLSYRVVFPLELRLFNTSGDATNPDRMYDLVAVVVHCGSGPNRGHYITIVKSHGFWLLFDDDIVEKIDAQAIEEFYGLTSDISKNSESGYILFYQSRD; the protein is encoded by the exons ATGGAAATACTGATGACAGTCCGAAAGATCGCCTCGATTTGTACGATG ggcGCCAATGCCTCTGCCTTGGAAAAGGAGATTGGACCGGAACAGTTTCCCGTTAATGAACACTACTTTGGATTGGTCAAC tTTGGCAACACCTGCTACTGTAACTCAGTGCTGCAGGCTCTGTATTTCTGTCGACCGTTCAGGGAGAAGGTTTTGGCATACAAG GTGCAGCCGCGCCGCAAGGAGTCCCTCCTCACCTGTCTGGCCGACCTGTTCAACAGCATCGCCACGCAGAAGAAGAAAGTCGGAGTCATCCCTCCCAAGAAGTTCATCTCACGACTGAGAAAAGAAAATG AGCTGTTTGACAACTACATGCAGCAGGACGCCCACGAATTCCTCAACTACCTCCTCAACACCATCGCAGACCTGCTCCAGGAGGAGAAGAGCCAGGAGCGACAGCAGAATGGAAAACTGGTgcagaatggaggaggaggtggaggaggcggaggagggggaggagggatgggaggaggaagtgagggaggaggaggaggaggaggaggaggagaaggggaagGAGGAAAGGAGACACAACAGACTTGGGTCCACGAGATTTTCCAAGGAACACTGACCAACGAGACGCGCTGCCTCAACTGTGAAGCT GTGAGCAGTAAAGACGAGGACTTTCTGGATCTGTCGGTGGACGTGGAGCAGAACACCTCCATCACGCACTGTCTCAG GGGCTTCAGCAACACAGAGACATTATGTAGTGAATACAAATACTACTGTGAGCAGTGTCGCAGCAAACAGGAAGCCCAGAAAAG GATGAGGGTAAAGAAGCTACCGATGATCCTTGCTCTCCACCTGAAGCGCTTTAAATACATGGACCAGCTGCACCGCTACACCAAACTGTCCTATCGCGTCGTCTTCCCCCTGGAGCTCCGCCTCTTCAACACGTCCGGGGACGCCACCAACCCCGACCGCATGTACGACCTGGTGGCTGTCGTTGTACACTGTGGCAG TGGTCCCAACCGCGGACACTACATCACCATCGTCAAGAGCCACGGCTTCTGGCTGCTGTTTGATGACGACATCGTAGAG